The window TCCTGAGTACTGCTTTCAGGAACAAGTAACAAACCAGGGCTACGATCAGGAAATCGAGCGTTGAGGTCAAAAACGCACCATACTTAAAGGTTATTGCTTCACCCACTACATTGTTATTGGCATCCAATTCGGCCGCCTTGATTGTGATGGTCATCTTGGAAAAGTCTTTGCCACCGGTCAGCAAACCAAGAATGGGAGAAACCAGGCCTTCGGTAAAAGAATTCACCAGCTTGGTGAAAGCAGAACCCATCAGAAAACCAATGGCTACATCTACCAGGTTGCCTTTAGTAGCAAATGCTTTAAAATCGCTCAGAAATCCCATGATATTAGTTTTTGGTCAATTATTATAATTCGCTGTAATATTAAGCACTATCGCAATATCAAGAAAAAATAAAGTCCCCTTTTTACCCTTATCATGGCAACAGGATTTATTTTTCCCTGCTTACCACCATTTCTTCACTTTTGCATTGAAATGCAAGCAAAGGAAAAGATCATCAACTGGCTCTGTTTCGCCGCCCTTTCGATCATTTGGGGCAGTTCCTTCATCCTCATGAAAGCAGGAATGACAGCCCTGAGTCCTTACCAGGTAGCTTCTATCAGGATCCTGAGTGCTGGTCTGGTATTATTACCCGCGGCAATAACCAGGTGGAAGGAGGTCCCGTTTGATCAACTCCGGCTGGTTGTACTTTCCGGATTACTGGGAAGTTTCTTTCCGGCCTACCTGTTCTGCATAGCCGAAACCCGGATCGATAGCTCCCTGGCTGGTATCCTCAATGCGTTAACCCCACTTTCCGCCATTCTCCTTGGGGTCTTCTTCTTTCAACTGCCGGTTACGCCCAGAAAAGTAGCTGGTGTTATTATAGGATTCATAGGACTCTGCCTGCTGTTCCTGGCAAAGGGAAAGATCTCCTTCAACGATATTTCCTATGCATCACTGGTACTGTTGGCAACCGTTTTCTATGGGATCAATGTCAACATGGTGGGGCGACACCTGAAAGGAGTGCCATCGGTCACCATTGCGGCCCTTGCCTTCAGTTCCCTGATCATCCCCAGTTTACTGGTATTGGCACTCACCGGATTTTTTCAACTACCCCTTACCGATAGCTCCGTACAATGGTCAACAGCCGCCTCGGTCCTGCTTGGGGTGATGGGCACGGCCATTGCCTCCATTATTTTCTATGTGTTGGTGAAAAGGGCCGGCACGGTCTTCTCTTCCTTAGTGACCTATGGCATTCCATTCGTCGCAGTGGCCTGGGGCCTGATCTATGGTGAGACCATTAACCTGCTCCAGGTAGCCTGTCTGGGTATTATCCTTGCAGGAGTATTCATGGTGAACAAGAAATAAGTTAAGGGCTTCTTTTGTCAATACTAAGGACATGATATTTGTCGGGCCACTTGCTTTCCCGGGGCATTTGGCAAAATGCCAAATGGATTGGGCAGTATCAAAACAAATGAATTATTCATTTCATTTGTTTTGCTTCATTCTACCTCCCCTGGCCACGGCAACAAAAAAGGGCTGCCGATTGGCAACCCTTCACTATTGGTAAGGCTATATGTTTATACTGCCATGATCTCCTTCTCCTTGGAAGCGAGGTGCTTTTCAACCAGCGCAATATATTTATCGGTCAGTTCCTGGACATCCTTCTCTGCATCCTTAGCAGCATCTTCGCTCAAACCGTCCTTTTGAAGCTTCTTGATCTGTTCGATACTCTCACGACGGATATTGCGGATGGCTACTTTGCTATGCTCACCTTCGCCGTTGCATCGCTTCACCAGTTCCTTACGACGCTCTTCCGTCAGGGGCGGCAGGAACATACGGATCATCACACCATCGTTCTGGGGATTGATCCCGATATTGGAATTGATGATCGCCCTTTCAATAGGCTGCAACATATTCTTCTCCCAGGGCTGAACGGTCAGGGTGCGGGCATCTGCTACAGAAACATTCGCCACCTGGTTCAGGGGAGTGGGGGAACCATAGTAATCTACCATAATACCATCAAGCATCTGGGGATTAGCTTTTCCGGCGCGAATCTTAACCAGTTCTGCCTCCAGGTGATTGATCGCCTTCTTCATGGAGACTTCCGTATCATCCATGATCAATGATAACTCTTCTGACATAAGTGTAATGTTAAGCGTCGCAAAACTAAGGAAACTGCCCGCAAATTGGCAGTATTTCAGGCATCATTCTATTTCTGCTGCAAAACAGCATCTTCGGTAAGGGGGACAACCTTCTTGGCCGTTCCATTCTTGACATCGTTTACCGATGTTACGAACATCCGGGGCGTCCGGCGCTGGCGCAGGTAATACATCACCCCAATGGCGGAAAAGAAAATCGAAAAGATAACAGCCATCAGTAAAGTACTGCCCAAATTGCGCATCAGGAATGCCAGGCCGATAGCTAAAACGTTGAAAGACAAAAGGGAAATAGCAATATTCCGGTGGTTCATACCATTGTCCAACAACAGGTGGTGAATATGGTTACGGTCTGGGGAGAACGGCGAACGACGCTGGAAGATCCGGATTCCAAAAACCCTCAGGGTGTCCAGTAGGGGTACCATCAGGATAGCGAAACCCACAGCAGGAGCAGCCGCAATAGGGAGACTAGTTTCAGTTGAACCTGCTGTATTGATGAATTTGATCACCAGTACCGCGCTGATCAGGCCGATCAGCATAGAGCCGGTATCACCCATGAAGATCCTTGCGGGCTGGAAATTAAAGATCAGGAAAGCCAGGATGGAACCAGCCATGGAAAAAGCGAGTACGGCATCCGCTATTTGCCCGACAGAGACAAAATAGATCCCGAAGACCGCTGTTGATAATAATCCCAGGCTACCGGCAAGACCATCCACCCCATCGATCAGGTTAAAGGAATTGATGATAACGATCACGGTAAGATAGCTGAACAGTAGGCTGAAGGATTCCGGCATGGAATAGATACCCAGGAAGCCATGCATACTATGGATCTGGAGATTACCCATATAAATAATGATGAAAGCGGCCAGCACCTGACCGATGAATTTCTTCAGGGGAGAAATGATGAGGATATCATCTTTAAGGCCGAGGTAAAAAATCACAACCGCTGCAGCAAGGAAATACTGGATATCCGTACCCTGGCTGAAATTGGCGATCAATAAGGTAGCAAAGGCAAAACCTGCAAAGATCCCAAGGCCACCAAGTGATGGAATTGGCGATTGGTGCACCTTGCGCTCGTCCGGGATATCAAAGAGTTTTTTCATTGCCGCCACCCTGATGATTACAGGGATAGCGAGGAATGAAACTGCAAAGGATATGGTTAGGGCGAGTATTACATCAAACATGATCAGCCAATTGAAGTCTTACAAAAATAATGAGTGCAGCCTAACCAGACCGCGAAGGTCGGTAATTAGGGTAAAAACACCATATTAAATTGGTATATTACCCATTTACAACGAAAATTACAGGCATTTATTCTCCAAATCTTTCCTTGGACAAAAATTCAAATGGGTTAGATTTGCCCCACAAAATTCAGATATGGCTAGTTTAAAGGAAATCGCATCCCAGATTCGCAGGGACATAGTGAGGATGGTTCATGGCTCTGCCAGCGGCCACCCCGGAGGTTCCCTGGGCTGTGCAGATTACATGACCGCGTTGTATTTCAAGGTAATGAAGCATGACCCCAAGTTTGACATGGATGCCAAGGGAGAGGATGTCTTCGTATTATCGAACGGCCATATTTCCCCCCTATTCTATTCAACACTTGCCCGCGCAGGGTATTTCGATATCAAGGAACTGGCCACTTTCCGCAAACTGAACTCAAGGTTACAGGGTCACCCTGCCACCCATG is drawn from Flavihumibacter rivuli and contains these coding sequences:
- the mscL gene encoding large conductance mechanosensitive channel protein MscL; the protein is MGFLSDFKAFATKGNLVDVAIGFLMGSAFTKLVNSFTEGLVSPILGLLTGGKDFSKMTITIKAAELDANNNVVGEAITFKYGAFLTSTLDFLIVALVCYLFLKAVLRKDPNAKPAPTATETLLAEIRDELKKK
- a CDS encoding DMT family transporter; its protein translation is MQAKEKIINWLCFAALSIIWGSSFILMKAGMTALSPYQVASIRILSAGLVLLPAAITRWKEVPFDQLRLVVLSGLLGSFFPAYLFCIAETRIDSSLAGILNALTPLSAILLGVFFFQLPVTPRKVAGVIIGFIGLCLLFLAKGKISFNDISYASLVLLATVFYGINVNMVGRHLKGVPSVTIAALAFSSLIIPSLLVLALTGFFQLPLTDSSVQWSTAASVLLGVMGTAIASIIFYVLVKRAGTVFSSLVTYGIPFVAVAWGLIYGETINLLQVACLGIILAGVFMVNKK
- the frr gene encoding ribosome recycling factor, coding for MSEELSLIMDDTEVSMKKAINHLEAELVKIRAGKANPQMLDGIMVDYYGSPTPLNQVANVSVADARTLTVQPWEKNMLQPIERAIINSNIGINPQNDGVMIRMFLPPLTEERRKELVKRCNGEGEHSKVAIRNIRRESIEQIKKLQKDGLSEDAAKDAEKDVQELTDKYIALVEKHLASKEKEIMAV
- a CDS encoding MraY family glycosyltransferase; the encoded protein is MFDVILALTISFAVSFLAIPVIIRVAAMKKLFDIPDERKVHQSPIPSLGGLGIFAGFAFATLLIANFSQGTDIQYFLAAAVVIFYLGLKDDILIISPLKKFIGQVLAAFIIIYMGNLQIHSMHGFLGIYSMPESFSLLFSYLTVIVIINSFNLIDGVDGLAGSLGLLSTAVFGIYFVSVGQIADAVLAFSMAGSILAFLIFNFQPARIFMGDTGSMLIGLISAVLVIKFINTAGSTETSLPIAAAPAVGFAILMVPLLDTLRVFGIRIFQRRSPFSPDRNHIHHLLLDNGMNHRNIAISLLSFNVLAIGLAFLMRNLGSTLLMAVIFSIFFSAIGVMYYLRQRRTPRMFVTSVNDVKNGTAKKVVPLTEDAVLQQK